Proteins encoded in a region of the Teredinibacter purpureus genome:
- a CDS encoding transglycosylase SLT domain-containing protein, with the protein MRHVLPLNAKALQPGIVCLVTLFLVLLPSPAFSDKEVNASVPADVLEFSYPASSDSFYQQRNDYFVQMLTLALERSGRAYSIKPVAVATMNEKRSKIFIKSGRYNTHWMLTNNESENELLPVRIPLYKGLIGWRLLAIHKSQQDRFAKINKVEELKALTATQGLGWPDVSILQAHGFTLRLGVEWNSLLELMSTQRVDYMPLAVNDIWSTTERLHKKNLVVENHLVLHYPSAYYFFLDKTLTEHAAALSAGLNNAIADGSFDRLFQKKFGDVITHSKLNQRRVLKLNNPLIPIRTPLRVPSLWFSPQAPAKDNLGYGASAI; encoded by the coding sequence TTGCGCCATGTTTTACCTTTAAATGCCAAGGCTTTGCAGCCGGGCATAGTTTGCCTAGTCACGTTGTTTCTGGTGCTCCTCCCTTCGCCGGCATTCTCTGACAAAGAGGTCAATGCGTCAGTGCCCGCCGACGTACTCGAATTTTCCTATCCAGCGTCTTCCGATTCTTTTTATCAGCAGCGAAATGATTACTTCGTACAAATGCTCACGTTAGCCCTTGAGCGCAGCGGCAGGGCCTATAGTATTAAGCCCGTAGCAGTTGCGACCATGAACGAAAAACGCAGTAAAATTTTTATAAAATCTGGGCGCTACAATACGCACTGGATGCTCACCAACAATGAATCTGAAAATGAATTGCTACCCGTTCGCATACCGCTTTACAAAGGGTTGATCGGTTGGCGGTTATTAGCCATTCACAAATCTCAACAAGACCGTTTCGCAAAAATCAATAAAGTTGAAGAGTTAAAAGCCCTTACTGCAACGCAAGGATTAGGCTGGCCAGATGTTAGCATTCTACAAGCCCATGGTTTTACATTGCGCTTAGGCGTTGAATGGAATAGCCTCCTGGAACTTATGTCAACACAGCGTGTGGATTACATGCCTCTAGCGGTTAATGATATTTGGTCCACGACAGAAAGGCTGCACAAAAAAAATCTCGTAGTAGAAAATCATCTCGTACTTCATTATCCCTCGGCCTATTATTTTTTCTTGGATAAAACGTTAACTGAACATGCAGCAGCGCTTTCAGCCGGTTTGAATAACGCCATTGCAGACGGCTCTTTCGATCGATTATTTCAGAAGAAGTTTGGTGACGTCATTACACATTCTAAGTTAAATCAACGACGTGTACTAAAACTCAACAACCCCCTCATACCCATACGGACACCGTTACGAGTGCCCTCGTTATGGTTTAGCCCGCAAGCGCCAGCTAAAGACAACTTAGGTTATGGGGCCTCCGCTATTTAA
- a CDS encoding PKD domain-containing protein: MDNSKDTAWETKTTTGSPNTVSEAAFPAYSFVCDANPINTYRDITDDIGTWTYSTLNDAMFYGTMVYDTFLKYLGEPPLEDKIRLRVHYGNEIDIKAFWDGAYASFSDGYATHYSLATLDLIAHEIGHGVLGRISPLKVFGTELSQDARTLHEAFGDISGVMAKYEWTSSEDNWVHGEESAGNVRTLDHIVTEYGAIPSALDYAEAGDNYYKRIGMITYPFYLLSQNWGLEETYRVYISAARQCWLPNTTLTLAAECVQQQAASAGWPASDVSDAFKTVKIQLFEEGVLSHYIATLESLTAAFTDDSRSTSQVTQWLWDFGDGNQSTQENPTHTYTQAGNYNVTLTVTDQSGDTDIFGRDIYVTRQTE, from the coding sequence ATGGACAACAGTAAAGATACCGCATGGGAAACAAAGACAACGACAGGTAGCCCCAACACTGTAAGTGAAGCAGCATTCCCAGCCTATTCGTTTGTGTGCGATGCAAACCCAATCAATACATACCGTGACATTACCGACGACATAGGCACCTGGACCTACTCCACCCTCAACGACGCCATGTTTTACGGCACCATGGTATACGATACGTTTTTAAAATATTTAGGCGAACCCCCACTAGAGGACAAAATACGTTTGCGTGTTCACTACGGTAACGAAATCGATATAAAAGCATTCTGGGACGGTGCTTACGCCAGTTTTAGCGATGGCTATGCAACACACTACTCTCTGGCGACACTAGACCTTATTGCTCATGAGATTGGTCATGGTGTGCTGGGTCGTATTTCCCCCTTAAAAGTATTCGGTACCGAGCTCAGCCAAGATGCCCGCACATTGCATGAAGCCTTTGGGGATATATCTGGGGTAATGGCGAAATACGAATGGACGAGCAGTGAAGATAACTGGGTTCACGGAGAAGAATCCGCCGGTAACGTGCGCACACTGGATCACATAGTCACTGAATACGGCGCCATCCCCAGTGCATTAGATTATGCCGAAGCCGGCGATAACTATTATAAGCGAATCGGTATGATCACTTATCCGTTTTACTTATTATCTCAAAACTGGGGGCTGGAAGAAACGTACCGAGTGTATATAAGCGCAGCCAGACAGTGCTGGCTTCCCAACACCACACTTACTCTCGCGGCTGAATGTGTTCAACAACAAGCTGCCTCCGCAGGCTGGCCAGCAAGCGACGTTAGCGATGCATTTAAAACGGTAAAAATACAATTATTTGAAGAAGGGGTACTCAGTCATTATATTGCTACGCTCGAATCGTTAACGGCCGCCTTTACCGATGATAGCCGCAGTACGAGTCAGGTAACACAATGGTTGTGGGATTTTGGCGACGGCAACCAATCCACTCAAGAAAACCCCACCCACACCTATACGCAAGCTGGAAACTACAACGTTACCCTAACAGTAACAGATCAGAGTGGTGATACCGATATATTTGGACGTGACATTTATGTCACGAGGCAAACTGAATAA
- a CDS encoding MBL fold metallo-hydrolase produces the protein MSSAWSADEITFSTSEITDNLYLIEGQGGFAGGNMVLSVGDDGVVLIDDSMPPLLDKLKAAIRDVSERPVDFLINTHMHGDHTGNNAAFGSGITHVVGHENVRERMKHAEIDTPEGKKPTPKAALPVITFSEEIHFHLNGDRARVVHLADAHTDGDAIIIFEKHNVIHAGDIFFNGLFPFIDLNNGGSAKGYLAAQQAIYAEANESTVIVPGHGPIAKRSDLKKSIKMLSQAISKVSALKDSGKSLDEVIVLNPLKTFHKDWDWGFISTEKMTRTLYQDL, from the coding sequence ATGTCCTCTGCGTGGAGTGCTGACGAAATTACCTTTAGCACATCAGAAATCACGGATAACCTTTACCTGATCGAAGGGCAGGGCGGTTTCGCTGGCGGTAATATGGTGTTGTCTGTGGGTGACGACGGTGTTGTTTTAATTGATGACAGCATGCCGCCACTGCTAGATAAGCTGAAAGCCGCAATTCGTGATGTTAGTGAGCGCCCTGTGGATTTTTTGATAAATACTCATATGCACGGCGATCATACTGGTAATAACGCCGCCTTTGGTAGCGGTATTACCCATGTTGTCGGGCATGAAAATGTGCGTGAGAGAATGAAACACGCCGAAATCGATACGCCGGAAGGAAAAAAGCCTACACCGAAAGCGGCGTTGCCTGTGATTACGTTTTCTGAAGAAATTCATTTTCACCTGAATGGAGATCGCGCTCGAGTGGTACATTTAGCTGATGCACACACGGACGGCGATGCCATTATCATCTTTGAGAAACACAATGTGATTCATGCTGGCGATATATTCTTCAATGGCTTATTTCCGTTTATCGATTTGAATAACGGGGGGTCGGCAAAAGGGTATTTGGCGGCGCAGCAAGCTATTTACGCTGAGGCGAATGAGAGCACCGTGATTGTGCCGGGCCATGGGCCGATAGCAAAGCGTAGCGATTTAAAAAAGAGTATTAAAATGCTGTCTCAGGCGATATCTAAGGTGTCAGCGCTGAAAGACAGCGGTAAATCACTAGACGAGGTTATTGTTCTTAACCCGCTTAAAACGTTTCATAAGGATTGGGACTGGGGGTTTATCTCGACAGAAAAGATGACTCGTACGTTATATCAAGACTTATAG